Proteins co-encoded in one Stenotrophomonas maltophilia genomic window:
- the rph gene encoding ribonuclease PH, whose product MSDSRPSGRQPDQLRPVVIQRGFTRHAEGSVLVCFGETRVLCTASVENRVPGFLRGKGEGWVTAEYGMLPRATDTRSDREATRGKQGGRTLEIQRLIGRSLRACVDRNALGERTITLDCDVLQADGGTRTAAITGAYVALVDAVNVLIKRGEIKRNPILGAVAAVSVGVYRGAPVLDLDYAEDSDCDTDMNVVMNDGGGFIELQGTAEGHAFRRDELDALLGLAEKGVTELLAAQQAALSA is encoded by the coding sequence ATGTCCGATTCCCGCCCCAGCGGCCGCCAGCCCGACCAGCTCCGCCCGGTCGTCATCCAACGCGGCTTCACCCGCCACGCCGAAGGTTCGGTGCTGGTGTGCTTCGGTGAAACCCGCGTGCTGTGCACCGCCAGCGTCGAGAACCGCGTGCCGGGCTTCCTGCGTGGCAAGGGCGAAGGCTGGGTGACCGCCGAGTACGGCATGCTGCCGCGCGCCACCGACACCCGCAGCGACCGTGAAGCGACCCGCGGCAAGCAGGGTGGCCGCACGCTGGAAATCCAGCGCCTGATTGGCCGCAGCCTGCGCGCCTGCGTGGACCGCAATGCGCTGGGCGAACGCACCATCACCCTCGACTGCGACGTGCTGCAGGCCGACGGTGGCACCCGCACCGCCGCCATCACCGGCGCCTACGTGGCCCTGGTCGATGCGGTGAACGTGCTGATCAAGCGCGGCGAGATCAAGCGCAACCCGATCCTCGGCGCAGTGGCCGCCGTGTCGGTGGGCGTGTACCGAGGCGCTCCGGTGCTGGACCTGGACTACGCCGAAGACAGCGACTGCGACACCGACATGAACGTGGTGATGAACGACGGCGGCGGCTTCATCGAGCTGCAGGGCACCGCTGAAGGCCACGCCTTCCGTCGCGACGAGCTGGACGCACTGCTGGGCCTGGCCGAAAAGGGCGTGACCGAACTGCTGGCCGCACAGCAGGCGGCGCTGTCGGCATGA
- a CDS encoding VOC family protein: MNRRIALTTLVVADYDEAIAWYTGKLGFTLLEDIDQGTKRWVVVGPTDGSAAALLLARASNDEQRSRIGNQTGGRVGFFLNTDDFHRDHAAMLAAGVEFLEAPREEPYATVAVFRDLYGNTWDLLEPRT, encoded by the coding sequence ATGAACCGCCGGATCGCCCTGACCACCCTGGTGGTGGCCGACTATGACGAAGCGATCGCCTGGTACACCGGCAAGCTCGGCTTCACGCTGCTGGAAGACATCGACCAGGGCACCAAGCGTTGGGTCGTGGTCGGCCCAACCGATGGCAGCGCAGCCGCCCTGCTGCTGGCACGCGCCAGCAACGACGAGCAGCGCAGCCGCATCGGCAACCAGACCGGTGGCCGTGTCGGCTTCTTCCTCAACACCGACGATTTCCACCGCGACCACGCCGCGATGCTGGCCGCCGGTGTCGAATTCCTGGAAGCGCCGCGCGAAGAACCCTACGCGACGGTCGCGGTGTTCCGCGATCTGTATGGCAACACCTGGGACCTGCTGGAGCCCCGCACATGA